The DNA segment CACACCGCGGGGTTCGAACAGTGGGGTCAGGTCGCGCGCCATCAGGTGCGCTCCACGAGAGCGTCGACGGCCACCGGTTGGCCCTCCACCACGATCAACGGGTTCAGGTCGATCGAGGCGATAGCTGGGTCGACGGCTAGGTCACCCAGGGCGCACAGGGTGTCGGCCAGGGCGTCGCGGTCGACGGCCGGCTGGCCCCGGAATGGTCCGAGCAGCGTCTGGGATCCCAGGTCGTCGATCAGCTCGTGGGCATCGAGCCGTTCCAGAGGCGCCAGGCGGAAGGCCACGTCGGCAACCGCTTCGGCCAGGACGCCGCCCACGCCCAGCATTACGCACGGTCCGAACTGGGGGTCACGCACCAGTCCGGCGATGAGTTCCCGGTCGCCCCTCA comes from the Acidimicrobiales bacterium genome and includes:
- a CDS encoding acetate--CoA ligase family protein, which produces MTTLSEADSRTLVAEAGVIVSRWATADTADNAAVAAEEMGFPVVVKLCGDAIAHKSERGLVRLSLTSADDVRAAVTDLLDAATESDGDVELLVSTMVRGDRELIAGLVRDPQFGPCVMLGVGGVLAEAVADVAFRLAPLERLDAHELIDDLGSQTLLGPFRGQPAVDRDALADTLCALGDLAVDPAIASIDLNPLIVVEGQPVAVDALVERT